One stretch of Clupea harengus chromosome 2, Ch_v2.0.2, whole genome shotgun sequence DNA includes these proteins:
- the LOC105899345 gene encoding potassium voltage-gated channel subfamily E member 2, translating to MPSDLSNLTLHLEGSLTRTLNNYLNSWTWNATEAERKLDERLTEENFRNVIWYLLVMIGMFAFIVVAVLVSTVKSKRREHSEDPYHKYIEGEWIADPSLVIPNPSPKDFGGLGSP from the coding sequence ATGCCTTCTGATTTGTCGAATCTGACCCTCCACTTGGAGGGCTCATTGACGCGGACGCTGAACAACTACCTGAACAGCTGGACCTGGAACGCCACAGAGGCCGAGCGGAAGCTGGACGAGCGTCTGACGGAGGAAAACTTCCGGAATGTCATCTGGTACCTGCTGGTCATGATCGGCATGTTCGCCTTCATCGTGGTGGCCGTCTTGGTGAGCACCGTCAAGTCCAAGCGTCGCGAGCACTCCGAAGACCCCTACCACAAATACATCGAGGGCGAGTGGATCGCCGACCCGTCCCTGGTCATCCCCAACCCCAGCCCCAAGGACTTCGGTGGGCTAGGCTCACCCTGA